From Campylobacter showae:
ACCCTATCCTCTCAAACGGCGGCAAGGGCGTGATCTCGGTCACGGCAAATTTGCTCCCAGACGAAATCTCAAATTTGACCCACTTTGCGCTAAAAGGTGAGTTTGCGCGCGCAAAAGCCATAAACGATGATCTGTATGCGGTCAATAAAATAATGTTTTGCGAGAGCAATCCGATCCCGGTCAAGGCCGCGATGTATATCGCTGGCCTCATATCAAGCCTCGAGTACCGCTTGCCGCTTTGCGAGCCGAGCGCCGAAAATCTCAAAAAAATCGAACAGACTATAAAACAATATAACATAAAAGGATTTTAATGAATTGCGAAAACGAATTTAAAGGCAAAACTCTAGTAATCAGCGGCGGAACGCGCGGCATCGGACGCGCCATCGTGGAGGAATTCGCCGCAAAGGGCGTAAACATCGCCTTTACATACAACTCAAACGAAGAGCTAGCCAAAACCCAGGCCACCGAGCTCGAGGCGACGTACGGCATAAAAGCTAGAGCCTACGCGCTAAACATACTAGAGCCCGAGACCTATAAAGATCTATTTTTAGAGATTGACGCAGACTTTGACCGTATAGATTTTTTCGTATCAAACGCCATCATCTCGGGTCGCCCGGTAGCAGGCGGATATACTAAATTTATGAAACTTCGCCCCCGCGGTATCAATAACATTTTCACGGCAACCGTAAATGCATTCGTAGTGGGCGCGCAAGAAGCCGCAAAACGCATGGAAAAAACGGGCGGCGGTAGTATCATCTCGCTATCATCGACGGGCAATCTAGTTTACATAGAAAACTACGCAGGCCACGGCACCGCAAAAGCTGCGGTAGAAGCTATGGCGCGCTATGCGGCGACCGAGCTTGGCGAAAAAAACATCCGCGTAAACGTCGTTAGCGGCGGTCCTATCGAGACGGACGCACTGCGAGCCTTTACTAACTATGAGGAAGTACGCGACAAAACGGCCGAGCTAAGCCCGCTAAATCGCATGGGGCAGCCGACCGATATAGCAGGTGCGTGTTTGTTTCTGTGTAGCTCAAAAGCTAGCTGGGTGACGGGCCACACCTTCATCATCGACGGCGGTACAACAT
This genomic window contains:
- a CDS encoding enoyl-ACP reductase, whose amino-acid sequence is MNCENEFKGKTLVISGGTRGIGRAIVEEFAAKGVNIAFTYNSNEELAKTQATELEATYGIKARAYALNILEPETYKDLFLEIDADFDRIDFFVSNAIISGRPVAGGYTKFMKLRPRGINNIFTATVNAFVVGAQEAAKRMEKTGGGSIISLSSTGNLVYIENYAGHGTAKAAVEAMARYAATELGEKNIRVNVVSGGPIETDALRAFTNYEEVRDKTAELSPLNRMGQPTDIAGACLFLCSSKASWVTGHTFIIDGGTTFK